The genomic stretch ATTGTATAACAGAGATGGCGCAAAATTTTCTGCATCTATTGATTATTGATATAAGAGTATAAAAATGGAACTGGATCGTTTCGATAAACATATTCTAGAAATATTGACCCATGAAGATGTCAATCTGAATGAACTGTCCGAACGGGTGAATTTATCTGTGAGTTCAGTGCATCGCAGGATCAAACACTTAATAGATCATAATATTATCAGTGGCTTAAAACGTGAAATCAATTACCAAAAATTAGGTTTCAGTCTGCATGTGCTGTTGCAGGTATCCTTAAGCAAACATGATAGTGATACTTTTGCTAAATTTCTGGAAGAACTGGAAAGTATTCCCGAAGTGATTAATGCCTTTTTGGTCACCGGTCAGTCTGCGGACTTTATTGTCGAAGTCGTGGCGCGGGATATGGAAAATTATAGTGAAATCCTGCTCAAGCGGATTGGAAAAATTGAGCATGTGGTTGCACTGCATTCAAGCTTTGTCATTAAAGAATATAATGTCTTTAACTGTAGCGGATTACTCAATAAAGTTTAATCAAAGCTAGGGTGGTCGACAGCCACAAAAAAACGCACCCTAAGGTCATTGCTGTCCCACAATTTTTCACAAGAGGAAGCTCATTTGAGCTTCCTCTTGTTTTATGGGTATTTTATCGGGTGAAAATAAAGCTTTTAAAGTTCTTCTTTCAAACAAATTCACTTGAATTATTCTGAGTAAACGTTGAACTGTCCAACCTGTTTTCCCTAAATGTTGAGCGAAACTCACCAATAAATAGGCGATCATCGCAATCCAGATTTGTGTCTGAATTGCGTTCCTGCTGCGGCCTAGAAACGCTTTTAATTTGAGATTCTGCTTAATCGCCTTAAAGAACAGCTCAACTTTCCAACGATCTTTATAAATCGCCGCAATGGTGGAGGCGGCTAAATGAAAGTTATTGCTGAGAAAGCTAAAGTGCTTGCCACTTTGCTGATCTCTATATTCAATTCTTCTTAACACTGGGGCTTTTCTTTTTAGGGCATGTGCGCTATTCAGCTGAATGGTTTCATCTTTTAGAATACCTTTGGATTCAAGCACTGGATGTTGCTGGATCACCTGATACACAGATTTAGGCCTAAAACGTGTGACAAATCCAATGTTTTGAGCAGTCAGATTTGCATACCATTGGTAATCGACATAGCCTTTATCAAAAACTACAATGCTGCCAGCAGGAAACTGGAATTTGCGGCCTTGTACCATGTCATTTTCTTTGCCATTTTCAACTGCAACAAACTCAGGAATATCATTGCTGTGATTCAATCCTATGCTGAGTTTCATGCTGGCTTTTGAGTCGTGAACTTTGGCCCATTCACATAAGGAAAGCGACAGGTCAATATGACTGGCATCCAAGGAATACAAGGGATTCTTAAAGCGAAATTTATGAGCTACTTTTGAGTGTTCATAGTATTTAAGCAACTTGTGAAATAGCTGTTGATACAAGGCAGCAGGCTGCTGCTCATTGATTCGTGCCAGCGTGCTTCGGGGAATAGACTTTGCTCCGAGATGACTTAGCTTTTCCTGTTGGCACTCCAAATTGGATTGAATATCTCTCAGACTTTGTCTACAAGAGAATTGAGACATCAATATGGCAATAAACTGATCCCACCGGGAAGCCGCTCTAAATTTCTGTCCAACATGGTGTACTTTAGCAAGTTGTTCAAAATCCTGTCGCACAACAGGTTTAATTAGCTCATGAAATACGGTATTCTGATGTGACAAAACCTGAATCCTGGTCGTTAAAGTGTTTGTTTGCACTCATATTTTAACTGTTAGGACTCAGGTTTTTTTATTTAAAGCAAACTATGGGACAGCAGTGACCCTAAGGTGCGTTTTTTGAATCAGTGACAGTTAAGCATCAAGTTCTGCTAAAACAGCATCTGAGAATTCAACGTTGGTATATACGTTCTGTACATCATCCAGATCTTCAAGCATATCAATCATTTTCATGATTTTTTTCGCTTGATCGATGTCGGTGATTTCTGCTTTGGTTGAAGGACTCATCACCACTTCAGCATTGTCAGATTTTAAACCTGCAGCAGTTAAAGCATCTTGAACATCACCGAAAGCTTCAGGTGTAGTAATCACCAGGATTTCATCTTCAGTGACTTCGATGTCTTCCGCACCTGCTTCTAATGCCACTTCCATGATTTGATCTTCCAAAGAAACATCTTCAAAAGTAATCTCGCCACGTTTCGTGAACAGGAATGCCACCGAACCGTTAGTGCCTAGGTTACCATCAGTTTTAGAGAAGCAATGACGTACGTCAGGCACAGTACGGTTCAAGTTGTCAGTCATGGTTTCAACAATAACCGCAACACCACCTACACCATAACCTTCGTAGGTCACTTCTTTCAGGTCATCGTTATCTTCGCCACCAGCACCACGTTGAATGGCACGGTTGATCACGTCACGTGTCATATTCACTGATAATGCTTTTTCAACCACAGCACGTAGACGAGGGTTGCTTGCAGTATCTGGACCACCAAGCTTTGCAGCAGTGGTTAATTCACGAATGTATTTGGTAAAAACTTTACCACGACTTGCATCTTGTTTTGCTTTGCGATGCTTAATATTGGCCCACTTGGAATGACCCGCCATGCGAACTATGCTCCTTGTAGATTGGCTGTATGCCTATCAGAATGCCGAAATTCTACCATAAGCGTTTTTTTAAAAAAAAGTGTCTGGATTTGAGATTTCAGGATAAAAACAAAAAAAGTGCAATATCGAGGAAAAATAGAAAGAGGATAGGGGAATTTATAATTCTATTTATACATTTATATGGACAGATGACTTGGACATAAACAGCAGAATCGCTGATTATGTCCGTGCTTTTCTTTTTAAAAAGCTTATTCTGGAATAACGATATCCAGACCAACCTTGTCTTTATAAAGTTGTTTGATCAAAGCCAGGTCATGCGCAAGATCTGTCGGATAAATCTTGCCGAGAATACCGCCTTGCTTGGTTTTGGAATTGGCATATAATAGCACGATCGGTACATTGGCAGCCTTGGCAATATGCCAGAAACCGGTACGGATCGGTTTGCGTGCTTCACCTTGTTTAGCACGTGTTGCTTCGGGTGCAATGACCAGATTGAACTTTTCATTGTTCTGAAAATGTTCCACCATCTGGGTCACGATATCTTTACTGGCCTTGCGGTCAACCGGAATACCACCCACAGCGTTCAATAATGGCTTGAAGGGTCCTTTAAATAATTCTTTTTTGATCAAGGTATGTACCTTGAGATCATAGATCTGGAACAGGGCAATTGACAGTACCGCATCCATCATTGAGGTATGTTCGAATCCAATAATGACCTGTTTGTCTTCAAGCACATCTGGTTCGACATGATATTGCCAACCTGCAAGTTTAAATGCAGATTCGCCAAGGAATTTGTTTAGCATAAGTACGGAGAAGTAAAAGCTGTATGTAGAGAACTGCATAATTTCATCTTGTTCGCCCATACAGTCAATAGGCTTTCCAATAAAATCAGCGAATAATGTAAAAATCTATGATTTATTCATCTTTTTAAGCTGCAAAATTAAGAGTTAATATATATAAATAAAATAATATTAATATCTTAAAAATATCAGTAGATACAAAAAAAGTCTTAAAATGATGAAAAAATGACTATCCAGAGCACACTTTAGTTATTAGACTTTTGTCGAAGAAGAAGACTGATACAGGTCTTTTCTATTTTCTTATTCTTTCTACTCTGAGATTGAAAAGTATGACGTACATGACAGCCTTCGTAGTCTCCCTATTGATTTTTGCGCTTATAATTGTATGGTCTTTGATCGAAATTAAGCAGGATTTACATAAAGACGAAGAAATGAAGTCTGAATTCTAGTCATTCTATCTTCTTTAGTTCTAGGCTATTCCTTTAACATTGCTGCCTGAGCAATAAAGAATTTTGATACCTTATAGATATACTAAGACCTTAAATCTATCAGTTTTACCCTTAGTAGACCGGATTAAATTCAAGATAAAGGCTCATTTATCTTAAATGATGCAGCATGTATCTCATTTTTCTATATGCCTCCTATACTGAAGTCTTAAGTAACTGAATTTTGACTAAGACAAGTCGCCCATGATTGCTGCCTAAATGTTCAAGCAGTTATAAAAGCACTTGTCTTTCCAAAAAATCTTAGCTAGTATTCATGACGCCTGAACTTATTGATAAATAAAGTTTTCAGCATATAGGGCCTATAGCTCAGTTGGTTAGAGCAGCGGACTCATAATCCGTTGGTCGACAGTTCAAGTCTGTCTGGGCCCACCAAATTTTATATTTATATAGCTTTATATAAGATCTAAACCCTTAATTCTAATAGAGTTAAGGGTTTTTTATTGCTTTGTTTAAACTTATATAACTTCGTATGGGAACACGCTCTGTGTATCCTTGTTTGTATCCTAAATTTAAAATATAACTCAGGGATACACCAAGGAAAAAATTACTGGAGATTCCATAAGTTATGAATGTTTTTGATGTTAATACTCACGATGATATTCGTCTAAGATCTGTATCGCAGAATACAAAGGTTCGCCGAAAAAAAAGTGTTGAAGAAATTTATAAAACACTTAAACCCAAAGCGAAAGAATATCGTGAGCCTACTGATATTCCAGGTTTGTATTGTAGGGTTAAACCGAATGGCAAAAAACATTGGCAATATCGATATAAGAATGATCAAGGAAAATGGGCATGGATAGGATTAGGTAGTTATCCATCTGTAAGTTATGCGCAAGCACGTGAAAAAGCAGAGGCCATGACGCTAGGTGAAATACTAATTCAAACACAGGTTGAGATTAAGAAAATTCAGCTTGAGGAGGAAAAGGCTTTATTCTCGCATCTTATTTATGAGTGGTTAGAGCGAAAAAAGCAGACTTGGGCTGCTGATACTTATAAAAAGGAAAAACAATCGGTTGAACGACATTTAATTCCTGTCTTTGGACATCGACCATATAAATCAATTACACCAGCAGAATGGTTGGAGTTTTTTACTAACAAGCAAATGAATGAAGGAATTTATAACAGAATTGAAAAGCTTATTTCATGTTGCTCAGGTGCTTATGGTTTA from Acinetobacter lwoffii encodes the following:
- a CDS encoding Lrp/AsnC family transcriptional regulator, which gives rise to MELDRFDKHILEILTHEDVNLNELSERVNLSVSSVHRRIKHLIDHNIISGLKREINYQKLGFSLHVLLQVSLSKHDSDTFAKFLEELESIPEVINAFLVTGQSADFIVEVVARDMENYSEILLKRIGKIEHVVALHSSFVIKEYNVFNCSGLLNKV
- a CDS encoding YebC/PmpR family DNA-binding transcriptional regulator — translated: MAGHSKWANIKHRKAKQDASRGKVFTKYIRELTTAAKLGGPDTASNPRLRAVVEKALSVNMTRDVINRAIQRGAGGEDNDDLKEVTYEGYGVGGVAVIVETMTDNLNRTVPDVRHCFSKTDGNLGTNGSVAFLFTKRGEITFEDVSLEDQIMEVALEAGAEDIEVTEDEILVITTPEAFGDVQDALTAAGLKSDNAEVVMSPSTKAEITDIDQAKKIMKMIDMLEDLDDVQNVYTNVEFSDAVLAELDA
- a CDS encoding IS4-like element ISAbe18 family transposase gives rise to the protein MSHQNTVFHELIKPVVRQDFEQLAKVHHVGQKFRAASRWDQFIAILMSQFSCRQSLRDIQSNLECQQEKLSHLGAKSIPRSTLARINEQQPAALYQQLFHKLLKYYEHSKVAHKFRFKNPLYSLDASHIDLSLSLCEWAKVHDSKASMKLSIGLNHSNDIPEFVAVENGKENDMVQGRKFQFPAGSIVVFDKGYVDYQWYANLTAQNIGFVTRFRPKSVYQVIQQHPVLESKGILKDETIQLNSAHALKRKAPVLRRIEYRDQQSGKHFSFLSNNFHLAASTIAAIYKDRWKVELFFKAIKQNLKLKAFLGRSRNAIQTQIWIAMIAYLLVSFAQHLGKTGWTVQRLLRIIQVNLFERRTLKALFSPDKIPIKQEEAQMSFLL
- a CDS encoding 1-acyl-sn-glycerol-3-phosphate acyltransferase, with translation MLNKFLGESAFKLAGWQYHVEPDVLEDKQVIIGFEHTSMMDAVLSIALFQIYDLKVHTLIKKELFKGPFKPLLNAVGGIPVDRKASKDIVTQMVEHFQNNEKFNLVIAPEATRAKQGEARKPIRTGFWHIAKAANVPIVLLYANSKTKQGGILGKIYPTDLAHDLALIKQLYKDKVGLDIVIPE